taaatccgcggtcacactgggCCATGGTTGCAATGCGATAGAAATTTTGGCGCACGCGAAGCGCTGGTTTTCTTTCGATTGATGGTTTTGTGGAATTTGGTTGTTAAGTATAGTAAATTAAACGAATAATGAAGATAAGTGCGGGTGCACACTCGGAAACGGATGGTGTGGGTGCCCAATCAAATGTATCGTTCAATGCTGATGGGGGTACAGCTACCGGGGACGCGGCTGCAGGCAACGCCGAGTCCGTAGCATCCCAGATAACGGAGCATCCAGAAAAGGTACAGGAGAAGCGGAGAAAACGCAGCAAAATTGTGGCTCATGGTGGCGACTCTGTGACAGAGTTAACCGAAAACGACTTGAATGGCTCTTTGAGTCCGAAAAACGCGCCATTCGCCATAAAAAAACAGAAGCGTCTCTCAGCGTTAAACAGTAAGTACCCACTATGACACACTTTTACTTTTAGTCGTTTTGCTCGTATGCTAATATGCtttcttgtgtgtgtttgtgtgtgtatgccTTACGTTAACAGGAAAGCGCGATTTAATTAATTTGCAGTCGGCATTGAGCCCAAAATACATTGGCTATGCGAATGCCAACTCCCCGACGCCATTGTCCGACTCGGACGACACTGTGCGCACAACGCGTCGTCGCCTCACTCAAGCAGCAGcccgcaacagcagcaacaacaacaaccactgCGAGCTGCAGCCCAGGGACAATGACGCGGCAACAGAATCACCAAAGACCTTGGAAGGGACACCGCTGGTAGATCGCAGTGAAAGCAAAAACTACATAAGCCCCATCGAAAAGCTTCTAATGAAAAATGGCGCCAGCTCGCCAAACAGCACAGGCTTCGAAACAGATCCTGAAGACGTGGCACCTCTAGCCACCCGCCTGCATCTGAGACGTAAACTGAAGCGGGCTGCAAAAACGAGTCCGCAGGAAGATCGGACAGAGGAAGCAACAACTACAGAGATGATAGAACAGATAGAGACGACTACAGAGATGGAAAAGAAGACAGAGGAAGCAGCGACTACAGAGATGGAAAAGCGGACAGAGGAAGCAGCGACTACAGAGATGGTtaaaaaagaagaaccaacTTTAGTCGCGGAAAATCAGAAAGAAGAAGCAAATGACAAAATTGAAAAACAAAATGAAGAATCTACTTCAGAGATGGTAGAGTCCCCACAGAAAGTTCCTTCTGTGAGGGAAGAGCCAATGGAAATAACCGATTTACAACCAAAAGAAGTCTCCGCTGCTAAAATCGAAGACACCGTCCCCCTCAGCACGGATGTAAACTCCGAGTCGGAGTCTCGGGATTCTTCCTGCGATGTGGTCAGTAGCAGCAGGATTTCGTTAAGCAACGAAAACGCACAAGACTTGCCCGGCGAGCCTACCGATACGAGTAGCAAAACCATTGAGTCCACTGGCGAACCGAACGACCCTGATCctgacccagacccagactcTGAATTGGGGTTTGCCTTGCCAGCGGCAACATCAACAGACATGAAATCCCCTGGGGAGCTGAGCCCGACAGCCTTCCGGCAGCCAGAGGACAACGGATACGTGAAGTCGCCATCTTCGGTGAGCCTGGACAGCGCCAAGGGTTTGTCCATAGTTACGGATCCGGGCTGGGGCACCTATCAGGTGGGTGATCTGTATTGGGGCAAGGTATTTTCGTACTGCTTCTGGCCGTGTATGGTATGCCCGGATCCGTATGGTCAGATTGTGGGCAACCTTCCGGCCCATCCGCAGCGCACGTCGACGGACAACGCCCCCTTGCCCATCCAGGTGCATGTGCGCTTCTTTGCCGACAGCGGGCGGCGCAACTGGATTAAGCCCGAGAATCTCCTGAGCTTTGCCGGCCTCAAGGCATACGAGGAGCAGCGCGAGGAGGTGCGCATCAAGCATGGCAACAGGAGCGGCAAGTACCGAACCATGGTGCCCAAGCGGACGAAACTAGATGTCTGGCGGCAGGCCATCGACGAGGCCCAGCTGGTGGCCCAAGTGCCCTACTCCGAGCGACTGGAGAAGTTCTATCAGATTTATGAGAGCGTTGTGTGAGTAGACACGCCAAAGAGAGACCCAGAGACCACAGCTAATCAATGTCCCTTTTCGAACCATTTCAGAACCATTAACAAACAGAAACGGAAGCGCACCAACTCCATGACGCAGGACACGTCGGATGTGGGTAGCAGCCTGTACGACTCCACAGACAACTTGCATGCCAAGGCCCATCTGCAGCTGGTGAACGTGAAGCGCGAGCGCTCAGAGACGCCCATAAGTCCCGCCTTCTCGCCCGTCAAGAAGAGTCAGATGCGTACCAAGCGACGAAAGCTGAGCAAAGGAGCTGAGGCGGAGACTGGCGGCGGCACCGTGCCATCGGAAAGTGTGGCAGGCGCGGAGAAGAATATCACTCCCTCCAATTCGGGGGGCATCTATGAGAATGCAGAGTTTCGTCAGCTATTCGATGCGATCCAGGAATATGTGATGGTCCATCGTCACGACGAGAAAGTTGAAAAGGTGCTGCGGGCCGTTGTGGGCAATATCTGGTCATTGAAGCAGATCCAGTTGCGCGAACTAGAGCGAGAGTTGGCCTACGGCGAAATGGATCAGGAACAGCTTGGATCGGCAGTCGTTGAACGGGGCACCGGCACCACCCAGCGGCTGTCCAATCGCCTGAAAACGCTGGTGGAGCGACGAAGCCGTACACCAGTGGTCACGCCCAGTGGTACGCCGACACCCAGCACCATCGGTGGTGCGGAGATGCGTCTTGCGGAAATTTCCAAGCCGAAAAAGCCAGTTAATCGGCCCATCGAGGAGGTGGTCGAAGATATATTCCAGCTGGACAGCAAGTACCTATTCCGCGGCCTCCCCCGCGGCACCGTCTGTAAGTATTGCTTCAAAACCGGCTCGAATCTGCTGCAGTGCTCGCGGACCTGCCACAGCTGGATGCATGCCGATTGCCTGGAGAGCAAGAGGAATGGCCTGCCCGCATCCAAAAAGGAAGGACAGAAGCTTAAAGCTTTGGAAGATGTGTCCACATCCTCCTCCACCACGCGGCCCGTTCCCGCAGCGGAGCACATAACAGGCGATGCGCCGGACGCTTTAGCCACTATCGCTACTGCTGCACCAACTGCTCCCACCTTTGAAGTGATCTGCCATGAGTGCAATGTGAACGGAGAAGCAAGCTGTTGCATTTGCCTTCAGGTGTTGCCGCCCGCATACCCCTCGCCGTCCCCCGGCTCGCCGCTCAAAGAAGGCTCGAGCGAAGCAAAGGAAGCCACACCAGTGGACGGCACGATGATAATGTGTGGCCAAAACCTGTGCGGCCGCCAATACCATGCCGGATGCTGCAAATACTGGCCACAGGCGATCGCCAGCAGCTCGCTGACCCGCTGCCCCCTGCACGTTTGCCACACGTGCGTCTCGGACAATCCCCGTAAATTCCTACcggtgggcagcagcaagcTTACGCGCTGCGTCAAATGCCCAGCCTCGTACCATCAGGACTCGCGCTGCATACCCGCCGGCAGCCGGATGCTGACCACCACGAACCTCATCTGCCCGCGACACAATGTGGCCAAGAACGATGCCCACTTGAATGTCCTGTGGTGCTTCATCTGCGTCAAGGGCGGGGAACTGCTGTGCTGCGAGACCTGTCCCATTGCCGTGCACGCGGGCTGTCGCAAGGTACCGATCAAAAAGCACGAGAACTACATCTGCGAGGAGTGCGAGAGTGGACGACTGCCGCTCTATGGGGAGATCGTTTGGGCAAAGTTCAACAACTTTCGGTGGTGGCCGGCCATAATCCTGCCGCCCACGCAGATACCGAACAACATTCTCAAGAAGGCCCACGGCGAGAGTGAGTTTGTGGTGCGATTCTTCGGCACCCACGATCACGGATGGATACCACGACGACGTGTCTACCTGTATATCGAGGGCGATACTGGGGAGAAGCTGAAGCCCAGGTCGCAGCTGCACCGAAAATTCTATAACGGCATTGAGGAGGCCACGCGATTTCTGAAAATCACCAAGGCCAGGCGCCACGAGCAGATGGTTGCGCGCGGTATTAAGTTGAATCCGCAACCATATGTGAAAATCAGGATCAACAAGGCAGTGCCGCCGGTGAAGTTCATCACGAATTCGGAGGAACACAGCACATGTGATTGCCGGCCCGAGGATGAGCATCCGTGCGGCGCCAACTCCAACTGCCTCAATCGGATGCTGTTCAACGAATGCCATCCCGAGTACTGTCGGTGCGGCGACCGATGCGAAAATCGCATGTTTGAGACCCGCAAATCGCCCCGCATGGATGTGGTCTATATGAATGCCCGTGGATTCGGGCTTGTCTGTCGTGAGCCCATCGCCGAGGGCGATTTCATCATCGAGTATGTGGGGGAGGTGATCAATCAAGAGGAGTTCCAACGGCGCATGCTCCGGAAGCAAAAGGATCGCGACGAGAACTTCTACTTCCTTGGCGTTGAGAAGGAGTTCATCATCGATGCCGGCCCAAAGGGAAACCTGGCCCGTTTCATGAATCACTCATGCGAGCCCAATTGCACTTCACAAAAATGGACTGTCAACTGCACCCATCGTGTGGGACTCTTCGCCATTCAAGACATTCCAGCGGTAGGCATTGCCAGAAAAACGCATTCAAGTACATAATTCAAGCTAATATAATCATTCCATTTGCCAATGCAGGAGACGGAGTTGACGTTCAATTATCTATGGGATGATCTGCTGAATGACAAAAAGAAAGCCTGCCACTGTGGCTCGGAACGCTGTTCCGGGGAGATAGGCGGCAAGCTTAAAGATAAGGTAAAGTTGTGCCCGTTTGTTTGTTTCAGGCCAATCTCAAATTCCTAATCGATCTCTATCTCTGTATGCAGCCCAGCAATGTAAAGCTGAAGCAACAGCAACGCAGCAGAGGAGCTGCCATTCGAATCCATGTACCTCCGGCCAAGAAGGCAAAGAAGTCTGTTCCCAAGATCAAGCACGTGAGCGCCGACGATGAGCTCGAAGAGGCTAAAAAGGATCAGTAAAACGGAAGGAAGCGAGgatattttttgtaattttttttgtttgttttgattgCGCCGCTCTTTTATGGCTGGATGGATACCAACCGATGAGGACGATATAtactattttttattttttattacgCGCATATTTATTCCTTTTATGTTACGTTTATCAGATACCCGACAAATGAGTGAGGTCACGCAAGAATTAGTTTTCATTTCAAAATAAAACACGATACCATACGTAATGTTTTTAAGTCTTCTATTTGTCTAGGATATaaaattataaagtttattcaATCAGTTCAGTATAGGAGTCGATTCTAGATAGTTTGTATTGTATTTACTTTcattttgtttgctttgctttgctttgttttATGCCTTATGCTTTATGTATGTTGAATGATGTGAATGAATTTGTTCATATATTTCGTTGGTTGTTAAAGCTAGCACTTtg
This region of Drosophila miranda strain MSH22 chromosome 2, D.miranda_PacBio2.1, whole genome shotgun sequence genomic DNA includes:
- the LOC108155091 gene encoding probable histone-lysine N-methyltransferase Mes-4, producing MKISAGAHSETDGVGAQSNVSFNADGGTATGDAAAGNAESVASQITEHPEKVQEKRRKRSKIVAHGGDSVTELTENDLNGSLSPKNAPFAIKKQKRLSALNRKRDLINLQSALSPKYIGYANANSPTPLSDSDDTVRTTRRRLTQAAARNSSNNNNHCELQPRDNDAATESPKTLEGTPLVDRSESKNYISPIEKLLMKNGASSPNSTGFETDPEDVAPLATRLHLRRKLKRAAKTSPQEDRTEEATTTEMIEQIETTTEMEKKTEEAATTEMEKRTEEAATTEMVKKEEPTLVAENQKEEANDKIEKQNEESTSEMVESPQKVPSVREEPMEITDLQPKEVSAAKIEDTVPLSTDVNSESESRDSSCDVVSSSRISLSNENAQDLPGEPTDTSSKTIESTGEPNDPDPDPDPDSELGFALPAATSTDMKSPGELSPTAFRQPEDNGYVKSPSSVSLDSAKGLSIVTDPGWGTYQVGDLYWGKVFSYCFWPCMVCPDPYGQIVGNLPAHPQRTSTDNAPLPIQVHVRFFADSGRRNWIKPENLLSFAGLKAYEEQREEVRIKHGNRSGKYRTMVPKRTKLDVWRQAIDEAQLVAQVPYSERLEKFYQIYESVVTINKQKRKRTNSMTQDTSDVGSSLYDSTDNLHAKAHLQLVNVKRERSETPISPAFSPVKKSQMRTKRRKLSKGAEAETGGGTVPSESVAGAEKNITPSNSGGIYENAEFRQLFDAIQEYVMVHRHDEKVEKVLRAVVGNIWSLKQIQLRELERELAYGEMDQEQLGSAVVERGTGTTQRLSNRLKTLVERRSRTPVVTPSGTPTPSTIGGAEMRLAEISKPKKPVNRPIEEVVEDIFQLDSKYLFRGLPRGTVCKYCFKTGSNLLQCSRTCHSWMHADCLESKRNGLPASKKEGQKLKALEDVSTSSSTTRPVPAAEHITGDAPDALATIATAAPTAPTFEVICHECNVNGEASCCICLQVLPPAYPSPSPGSPLKEGSSEAKEATPVDGTMIMCGQNLCGRQYHAGCCKYWPQAIASSSLTRCPLHVCHTCVSDNPRKFLPVGSSKLTRCVKCPASYHQDSRCIPAGSRMLTTTNLICPRHNVAKNDAHLNVLWCFICVKGGELLCCETCPIAVHAGCRKVPIKKHENYICEECESGRLPLYGEIVWAKFNNFRWWPAIILPPTQIPNNILKKAHGESEFVVRFFGTHDHGWIPRRRVYLYIEGDTGEKLKPRSQLHRKFYNGIEEATRFLKITKARRHEQMVARGIKLNPQPYVKIRINKAVPPVKFITNSEEHSTCDCRPEDEHPCGANSNCLNRMLFNECHPEYCRCGDRCENRMFETRKSPRMDVVYMNARGFGLVCREPIAEGDFIIEYVGEVINQEEFQRRMLRKQKDRDENFYFLGVEKEFIIDAGPKGNLARFMNHSCEPNCTSQKWTVNCTHRVGLFAIQDIPAETELTFNYLWDDLLNDKKKACHCGSERCSGEIGGKLKDKPSNVKLKQQQRSRGAAIRIHVPPAKKAKKSVPKIKHVSADDELEEAKKDQ